The Saccharomyces mikatae IFO 1815 strain IFO1815 genome assembly, chromosome: 11 genome has a segment encoding these proteins:
- the CTK1 gene encoding cyclin-dependent serine/threonine protein kinase CTK1 (similar to Saccharomyces cerevisiae CTK1 (YKL139W); ancestral locus Anc_2.425), whose amino-acid sequence MSYNNGNTYSKSYSRNNKRPLFGKRSPHPQSLVRPPPPKRIRTDNSYQSNIDNTSSHRVNSNDQSGHTKSRSNNSLSRYSDTTFPTNSRYQGSRYNNNTSYGNRATGMKRDEGKAEFLSHLPKGPKSVETSRYNNPSFTNSNDLKNDNHTSKYNNHKAQEIRSIVPKKVPVSVLTQQRSTSVYQRIMQVGEGTYGKVYKAKNTNTENLVALKKLRLQGEREGFPITSIREIKLLQSFNHPNVSTIKEIMVESQKTVYMIFEYADNDLSGLLLNKEVQISHSQCKHVFKQLLLGMEYLHDNKILHRDVKGSNILIDNQGNLKITDFGLARKMSRRADYTNRVITLWYRPPELLLGTTNYGTEVDMWGCGCLLVELFNKTAIFQGSNELEQIESIFKTMGTPTINSWPTLYNMPWFFMIMPQQTTKYTNAFSEKFGSILPTAKCLQLATNLLRYDQKKRFTATEALQSDYFKEEPRPEPLILDELASCHEYEVKLARKQKRSNIVSSNASNKANNGNNNHHNNNHNNNNNNSSSSSNSNSNITINDK is encoded by the coding sequence ATGTCCTACAATAATGGCAACACGTATTCAAAAAGCTATAGcagaaataataaaagaccCTTGTTTGGAAAGAGATCGCCACATCCCCAATCCCTAGTGAGGCCTCCGCCACCAAAGAGAATACGGACAGATAATAGTTATCAGTCAAATATAGACAATACATCGTCTCATAGGGTGAATTCAAATGACCAATCTGGTCATACGAAAAGTCGTAGTAACAATAGTTTATCTCGCTATAGCGATACTACTTTTCCAACAAATTCTAGATATCAGGGTTCAAGATACAATAATAACACATCCTATGGTAATAGAGCTACAGGTATGAAAAGGGATGAAGGAAAAGCTGAATTTTTATCTCATTTGCCAAAAGGGCCTAAATCTGTAGAGACATCCAGGTATAATAATCCATCCTTCACTAATAGTAACGAtttaaaaaatgacaatCACACTTCAAAATACAATAACCATAAGGCTCAGGAAATACGATCTATTGTGCCGAAAAAAGTACCAGTTTCAGTTTTAACACAGCAAAGAAGCACTTCGGTCTACCAAAGGATAATGCAAGTGGGCGAGGGAACTTATGGTAAAGTTTACAAGGCTAAAAACACAAACACAGAGAATTTAGTAGCgctgaaaaaattgagatTGCAGGGGGAGAGAGAAGGTTTCCCTATAACATCTATACGAGAAATAAAACTGTTACAAAGTTTCAATCATCCTAATGTCTCTACTATAAAAGAGATAATGGTCGAATCTCAAAAAACGGTATACATGATATTTGAGTACGCTGACAATGACCTGAGTGGGTTATTATTGAACAAGGAGGTTCAGATTTCTCATTCACAATGCAAGCATGTCTTCAAGCAATTGCTTCTAGGAATGGAATATCTGCatgataataaaattctACACCGTGATGTTAAAGGCTCCAATATCTTAATCGATAACCAGGGAAATCTAAAAATAACAGATTTTGGCCTAGCGAGGAAAATGAGCCGCAGGGCCGATTATACTAATCGTGTCATTACATTGTGGTACAGGCCGCCAGAACTGTTATTAGGGACTACAAATTATGGAACAGAAGTTGACATGTGGGGTTGTGGTTGCCTTCTAGTGGAATTATTTAACAAAACTGCAATTTTCCAAGGCTCTAATGAATTAGAACAAATAGAGTCGATTTTCAAAACTATGGGGACTCCTACCATAAATAGCTGGCCAACGCTTTACAACATGCCGTGGTTTTTCATGATCATGCCACAACAAACTACCAAATATACCAATGCTTTTTCTGAGAAATTTGGAAGTATTTTGCCAACCGCAAAATGTCTTCAATTGGCAACGAACTTGTTACGTTACGAccagaagaaaaggtttACTGCAACTGAAGCTTTACAAAGCGATTATTTCAAAGAGGAACCTAGACCTGAACCCCTAATTCTTGATGAATTAGCAAGTTGTCACGAATACGAAGTTAAATTGGCAAGAAAACAGAAGCGTTCTAACATCGTATCTAGCAACGCTAGCAACAAGGCTAACAACGGTAATAATAATCatcataataataatcataataataataataataatagtagtagtagtagtaatAGTAATAGTAATATCACTATTAATGATAAATAA
- the HSK3 gene encoding Hsk3p (similar to Saccharomyces cerevisiae HSK3 (YKL138C-A); ancestral locus Anc_2.426): MNANKQRQYNQLAHELRELQTNLEETTKQLDIMSKQCNENLVGQLGKVHGSWLIGSYIYYMEQMLGKAQ, encoded by the coding sequence ATGAATGCCAACAAGCAAAGACAGTATAACCAGCTTGCACACGAGCTGAGAGAGCTCCAGACAAACCTGGAAGAAACGACAAAACAATTAGATATTATGTCAAAACAATGCAATGAGAATCTTGTTGGCCAATTGGGCAAGGTACATGGAAGTTGGTTGATCGGCAGTTATATTTATTACATGGAGCAAATGCTTGGAAAAGCACAGTGA
- the MRPL31 gene encoding mitochondrial 54S ribosomal protein mL60 (similar to Saccharomyces cerevisiae MRPL31 (YKL138C); ancestral locus Anc_2.428): MFGPFKLSSPVAGGLLWKIPWRMSTHQKHRQRERLRNVDQVIKQLTLGLHVQKCQDKGLTYQEALESNKKYKPRSKSLRLLNKPSVFPMENQMSSKDKYWTFDKKAVGYRKGIHKVPKWTKISIRKTPQFF; the protein is encoded by the coding sequence ATGTTTGGCCCATTCAAATTATCAAGCCCTGTCGCTGGTGGCCTGCTATGGAAAATTCCATGGAGAATGTCAACACACCAAAAACACCGTCAAAGGGAAAGATTAAGAAACGTTGATCAAGTAATAAAGCAATTAACTTTAGGTCTCCACGTTCAAAAATGCCAGGATAAAGGTCTTACTTATCAGGAAGCCTTGGAAAGCAACAAAAAGTACAAACCAAGAAGCAAATCGTTGAGATTGTTGAATAAGCCATCTGTTTTCCCAATGGAAAACCAAATGTCTTCTAAAGATAAATACTGGACGTTCGATAAGAAAGCCGTTGGTTATAGGAAGGGTATTCATAAGGTGCCCAAATGGACAAAAATTTCCATTAGGAAGACCCCACAATTCTTTTAA
- the CMC1 gene encoding Cmc1p (similar to Saccharomyces cerevisiae CMC1 (YKL137W); ancestral locus Anc_2.429), giving the protein MEQNKDPQMISKHSTRLPIWVLSPREEQQARKNLKTATYEKCANFVQAMADCAKANGMKVFPACDKQRDEMKSCLLFYQTDTKYLDDERDKIVLEKINKLEELYHKQNSTK; this is encoded by the coding sequence ATGGAACAAAATAAGGATCCGCAAATGATCTCAAAACATAGCACGAGATTACCCATATGGGTGCTAAGTCCTCGTGAAGAACAACAAGCTCgtaagaatttgaagacAGCAACGTATGAGAAATGTGCAAATTTTGTACAAGCTATGGCAGATTGTGCTAAGGCGAATGGAATGAAAGTTTTTCCTGCTTGCGATAAGCAAAGAGATGAAATGAAATCGTGCCTCTTGTTTTACCAAACAGATACAAAGTACCTAGATGATGAAAGAGACAAAATTGTTCTagaaaaaatcaacaaGCTTGAAGAACTATATCACAAGCAAAATTCGACAAAATAA
- the APL2 gene encoding Apl2p (similar to Saccharomyces cerevisiae APL2 (YKL135C); ancestral locus Anc_2.430): protein MPPLDKRIKKFLKDSIRIAPKISSKGELGELRTGLVSQYPQTRKDAIKKTIQQMTLGKDVSSLFPDILKNIATIDVEQKKLVYLYVMNYAETHPELCILAVNTFITDAQDPNPLIRCMAIRTMSMIRVDKILEYIETPLRRTLHDDNAYVRKTAVICVAKLFQLNKDLCVELGVVEDLVNALDDSNPLVIANATAALIEIHNMDMDAVDLSSLIQSHVSQFLLALNECTEWARITILGTLSEYSAKDSLEAQDIIDRVTAHLQHVNPAVVLATIKVIVRNLPLIEYSSNSLIMKRLSSAFVSLMSTPPEMQYVALKNIRIILEKYPELLTKELRIFYIKFNDPLYVKLEKIDILVRLVDPSNLKQCTLLLTELKEYAMEYEPEFVSRAIQALSQLGIKYAQESFVAKVLDIILELLERQDAIKDDCCISLCDLLRHCPENDKMAKQVCAVFNTWSNPEELLQSDIAKCNYVWLLGQHPTNFSDLESKINIFIDNFVQEEALTQMSLLMTVVRLHSTLTGSVLQSVLELATQQTHELDVRDMAMMYWRCLSMPNSENLVNDLCQNKLPMISNTLEKFSPEVLEKLLMELGTISSIYFKPNSNRRKGKKYVQNIVKGKHIEELESMAQNEISNKANGDVLLDFDDRDDAMNTSTGMLNASATLGDLDDLFDFGPSEDTTKTNMNGSKTVQGLKELKLGHNSDDISSNGKNNPPISDNNLVSQDLLDLF from the coding sequence ATGCCACCACTGGATAAGAGAATTaagaagtttttgaagGACTCTATTAGAATTGCGCCCAAAATATCCAGTAAGGGTGAATTAGGTGAATTACGAACTGGATTGGTTTCTCAATACCCACAAACTCGAAAAGATGCAATTAAGAAGACTATTCAGCAAATGACATTGGGAAAAGATGTCTCTTCGCTTTTCCCTGACATTTTAAAAAACATTGCCACGATTGATGTCGAGCAGAAAAAACTGGTTTATCTTTATGTGATGAATTATGCTGAAACACACCCCGAGTTATGTATTCTCGCCGTTAACACATTCATTACAGATGCACAAGATCCCAATCCCTTAATTCGTTGCATGGCAATTAGAACGATGTCGATGATAAGAGTCGATAAAATCCTTGAATACATTGAAACACCTCTTCGTCGTACTTTGCACGATGACAATGCGTATGTTAGGAAAACCGCAGTTATATGTGTCGCAAAACTCTTTCAACTGAATAAGGATTTGTGTGTTGAACTGGGTGTCGTTGAGGATTTGGTTAATGCTTTAGATGACTCAAATCCTCTGGTCATTGCAAACGCAACAGCAGCATTGATTGAAATTCATAATATGGACATGGACGCTGTTGACCTTTCAAGTTTGATCCAGTCGCATGTGTCACAGTTCCTACTAGCTTTGAATGAATGTACAGAATGGGCAAGGATTACCATACTAGGAACCCTTTCTGAGTATTCGGCAAAAGATTCCTTAGAGGCTCAGGATATTATTGATCGGGTGACTGCACATTTACAACACGTCAATCCAGCGGTGGTCCTGGCTACTATAAAGGTGATTGTAAGGAATTTGCCGCTAATcgaatattcttcaaatagtctgataatgaaaagattatCATCTGCGTTTGTATCATTAATGTCAACCCCACCTGAGATGCAATATGTGGctttaaaaaatatcagAATTATATTGGAAAAATATCCAGAGCTGTTAACCAAAGAGCtaagaatattttatatCAAGTTCAACGATCCACTTTACGTCAAATTGGAGAAGATCGATATTCTTGTTCGACTAGTCGATCCTTCTAACTTGAAACAATGCACTTTATTATTGACAGAGCTGAAGGAATATGCAATGGAATATGAGCCCGAATTTGTTTCAAGAGCTATCCAAGCTTTATCGCAATTGGGTATCAAGTATGCACAAGAATCATTCGTTGCTAAAGTTTTGGATATAATTTTAGAACTGTTAGAGAGACAAGATGCGATAAAAGACGATTGCTGTATATCATTATGTGACCTATTGAGACATTGCCCcgaaaatgataaaatggCCAAGCAAGTTTGCGCAGTATTTAACACTTGGTCGAACCCAGAAGAGCTTTTGCAATCTGATATTGCGAAGTGCAACTATGTGTGGCTGTTGGGACAACATCCTACTAACTTTTCCGATTTAGAGTCGaaaatcaatattttcataGACAATTTTGTTCAGGAGGAAGCTTTAACGCAGATGTCCTTGTTAATGACAGTAGTCAGACTACATAGCACTTTAACAGGTAGTGTGCTACAAAGTGTACTGGAACTGGCCACACAACAAACACATGAATTGGATGTCCGAGATATGGCTATGATGTATTGGAGATGCCTTTCAATGCCCAATAGTGAAAATTTGGTTAACGATTTGTGTCAAAATAAACTTCCAATGATTTCCAATACACTGGAGAAATTTTCACCAGAAGTTCTGGAGAAACTATTGATGGAATTAGGTACTATAAGTTCTATTTATTTCAAGCCCAACTCAAACAGaaggaaaggaaaaaaatatgttcAAAATATTGTTAAAGGAAAGCATATAGAGGAACTGGAAAGCATGGCGCAAAACGAAATTTCTAATAAGGCTAATGGTGATGTGTTGTTGGATTTTGATGATAGAGATGATGCAATGAATACCAGTACGGGAATGCTGAATGCTTCGGCTACTCTAGGCGATTTGGATGACTTGTTTGATTTCGGACCATCTGAGGATACTACAAAAACGAATATGAATGGTTCCAAAACTGTTCAAGGGTTGAAAGAACTGAAACTAGGTCACAATTCAGACGATATATCTTCTAACGGGAAAAACAATCCGCCCATTTCGGACAACAATCTAGTGTCACAGGATCTGCTTGATTTATTTTGA
- the OCT1 gene encoding metalloendopeptidase (similar to Saccharomyces cerevisiae OCT1 (YKL134C); ancestral locus Anc_2.432) — translation MLRAIPLKGGLNVFVPSLFHRNQLLRFFATAGALSRTSPKSIKKIFDDNSYWRNINSQDVNNSKIAQYLFKKNKTGLFKNPYLTSPDGLRKFSQASLTQAKELLEKMRNDFSEDGKLSYIMNLDRLSDTLCRVIDLCEFIRSTHPEDEFVKAAQDCHEQMFEFMNVLNTDVSLCNMLKSVLNNPEIAPKLSEEELKVGKILLDDFEKSGIYMNPGVREKFIQLSQEISLVGQEFINHIDYPGSNSVKIPCKDLDSSKVSTFLLKQLNKDVKGQNYKVPTFGYAAFALLKSCEIEVVRKKIWTALHSCSDKQIKRLDRLIKLRAVLANLMHKGSYAEYQLEGKMAKNPKDVQDFILTLMNNTIDKTANELKFIADLKAKDLKKPLTTNTDEILKLVRPWDRDYYTGKYIQLNPSNVPSAKEISYYFTLGNVIQGLSDLFQQIYGIRLEPAIADEGETWSPDVRRLNVISEEEGIIGIIYCDLFERNGKTSNPAHFTVCCSRQIYPHETDFSTIQVGENPNGSYFQLPVISLVCNFSPVPIASKKSLCFLQLSEVETLFHEMGHAMHSMLGRTHMQNISGTRCATDFVELPSILMEHFAKDIRVLTRIGKHYETGETIQKGMLQCFMKTTNFLQNCETYSQAKMAMLDQSFHDEKIMSDIDNFNVVDNYQALERHLKVLVDDQSNWCGRFGHLFGYGATYYSYLFDRTIASKIWYTLFDDDPYSRNNGDKFKKHLLKWGGLKDPWKCIADVLECPMLEKGGSDAMEFIAQSHKS, via the coding sequence ATGCTTCGCGCCATACCTTTGAAAGGTGGGCTCAATGTCTTTGTACCGTCGCTTTTCCACCGTAATCAACTACTTAGGTTCTTTGCCACAGCTGGTGCTCTCTCTAGAACTAGTCCAAAAAGcattaagaaaatttttgatgacAATTCATACTGGAGAAATATCAATAGTCAGGATGTTAATAATAGCAAAATTGCACAGTATCtttttaaaaagaataaaactGGACTTTTCAAGAACCCTTACTTGACTTCCCCAGATGGTTTACGTAAATTCAGCCAGGCTTCTTTGACGCAAGCAAAGGAACTCCTcgaaaaaatgagaaatgACTTTAGTGAAGATGGTAAATTAAGCTATATTATGAATTTGGACAGGTTAAGTGATACGCTATGCCGAGTTATTGATTTGTGTGAATTTATCAGATCGACACATCcagaagatgaatttgTGAAGGCAGCCCAAGATTGCCATGAACAAATGTTTGAGTTTATGAATGTTTTAAACACTGATGTCTCATTATGTAATATGCTCAAGTCCGTTTTGAACAATCCTGAAATAGCACCGAAATTAAGCGAAGAAGAGCTTAAAGTTGGTAAAATCTTACTGGATGATTTTGAGAAGTCAGGAATATATATGAACCCTGGTGTTAGAGAAAAGTTTATTCAGTTATCCCAGGAAATCAGTTTAGTAGGTCAAGAATTCATCAATCATATAGACTATCCTGGTTCGAATTCTGTAAAGATACCATGTAAAGATCTGGACAGCAGCAAAGTGAGTACTTTCCTATTGAAACAATTAAATAAAGATGTAAAAGGGCAAAATTATAAAGTGCCTACATTTGGCTATGCAGCTTTTGCTTTATTAAAGAGTTGTGAAATAGAGGtggtaagaaaaaagatatgGACCGCACTGCACAGTTGCTCTGACAAACAAATCAAAAGATTGGACCGTTTGATTAAACTGAGGGCAGTTTTGGCCAACTTGATGCACAAAGGAAGTTATGCAGAATATCAATTAGAAGGTAAGATGGCAAAGAATCCGAAAGATGTTCaagattttattttgaccTTAATGAATAATACTATAGACAAAACAGCaaatgaattgaaatttataGCTGATCTTAAAGCCAAAGATCTCAAGAAGCCATTGACTACAAATACGGACGAAATATTAAAACTTGTGAGACCTTGGGATAGGGATTACTACACTGGCAAGTATATACAATTAAACCCGTCAAATGTACCTAGTGCCAAAGAGATAAGCTATTATTTCACATTAGGCAATGTTATTCAAGGTTTGTCAGATTTGTTTCAGCAAATATATGGTATTAGATTAGAGCCAGCGATCGCCGATGAGGGCGAAACATGGTCTCCCGACGTAAGAAGGTTGAATGTAATATCTGAAGAGGAGGGAATTATTGGTATAATATACTGTGATTtgtttgaaagaaatggcAAGACATCAAACCCGGCACATTTCACAGTTTGTTGTTCTAGGCAAATATACCCTCATGAAACTGACTTCTCAACCATTCAGGTCGGTGAAAATCCAAACGGCTCTTACTTCCAATTACCTGTCATTTCACTCGTATGTAACTTTTCCCCTGTACCAATCGCTTCTAAGAAAAGTCTCTGCTTCTTACAACTTAGTGAGGTTGAAACGCTTTTCCATGAGATGGGCCATGCTATGCACTCAATGCTAGGAAGAACTCACATGCAGAATATAAGTGGTACAAGATGTGCTACTGATTTCGTTGAGTTACCAAGCATCCTGATGGAACACTTTGCTAAGGATATACGAGTTTTGACAAGGATTGGTAAACATTACGAGACCGGAGAAACCATTCAGAAAGGTATGTTACAGTGCTTCATGAAAACTACAAACTTCCTCCAAAACTGTGAAACATACTCTCAAGCCAAGATGGCTATGCTGGACCAATCATTccatgatgaaaaaattatgtctgatattgataattttaaTGTTGTTGACAACTATCAGGCACTCGAACGACATTTAAAAGTTTTGGTCGACGACCAGAGTAATTGGTGTGGAAGGTTCGGCCATTTATTTGGATATGGAGCGACTTACTACAGTTACTTATTTGATAGGACAATAGCTTCTAAAATCTGGTACACTTTGTTCGATGATGATCCATATAGTCGAAACAATGGTGATAAATTTAAAAAGCATTTACTGAAATGGGGCGGACTGAAGGATCCTTGGAAGTGCATTGCCGATGTCCTAGAGTGCCCTATGCTAGAGAAAGGGGGCAGCGATGCTATGGAATTTATTGCACAATCTCACAAATCTTAG
- the RCI50 gene encoding Rci50p (similar to Saccharomyces cerevisiae YKL133C and MGR3 (YMR115W); ancestral locus Anc_2.433), whose product MWKYMHKSLKNGWVIERFTTPHSVTKYRSKLYSTLNEQSFWRMPFKRRSRFQKCVLSMTMISFITFNIWWVYWPHHTFPKPVAKILRKGLHSEIKKEGADFQKSLQYYLKALEECRVQEMDSLSDEYTGIEIKIGEMYEKLHLYNDAVTLYEDMLKRFYNEISKPNDRSQKSRSLLLKRDLQILIRFIEINKDSETNITLLIMHLLLAQREFLENSPELKEVFVKSELLDSQQFDWKIFKGLPFIGKSKDDYQKHLNFKSKQDFKIKEAQSERYVFLKELLTARELYTRYCLTKNNITGALNSKITTLEWMLLTDSSLDELLLTQAELGSIFYLSSEQFEGSIYSIDQQPHRKSKNLEIVRSRLQANQNACLQYSADCYKSIISFADENQYPKVATEREMDQKILKALCLSYYGVGVISLHKGRLKASRKQLKRAIRVSEMINFNELIKEAKRELEKISNTLT is encoded by the coding sequence ATGTGGAAATACATGCATAAATCACTCAAAAATGGCTGGGTCATAGAACGATTCACTACTCCTCACTCGGTTACCAAATATAGGTCCAAATTATATTCTACTTTGAATGAACAGAGTTTCTGGAGAATGCCATTCAAGAGAAGGAGcagatttcaaaaatgtgTGTTATCGATGACTATGATAAGTTTCATTACCTTCAATATATGGTGGGTTTATTGGCCGCATCATACTTTTCCGAAGCCTGTGGCTAAAATATTAAGGAAGGGGTTACATTcagaaatcaagaaagaaggtgccgattttcaaaaaagtcTCCAATACTACCTCAAAGCATTAGAAGAATGTAGAGTTCAAGAGATGGACTCCCTTTCGGATGAGTATACCGGTATTGAGATCAAAATTGGAGAAATGTATGAGAAATTACATTTATATAATGATGCAGTAACTTTATATGAAGACATGTTGAAAAGGTTTTACAATGAAATAAGCAAACCTAATGATAGATCACAAAAAAGTAGATCCTTATTGTTAAAAAGGGACctccaaattttgataagattcattgaaataaataaagaCTCTGAAACAAATATAACTTTACTGATAATGCATCTTTTATTAGCTCAGCGAGAATTTCTAGAAAACTCGCCTGAACTCAAAGAAGTTTTTGTCAAATCGGAGCTTCTAGACAGTCAACAATTtgattggaaaattttcaaaggaCTACCGTTTATAGGTAAATCAAAAGATGACTATCAGAAACATTTGAACTTCAAGAGTAAACAGGATTTTAAGATAAAAGAAGCTCAAAGCGAGCGATATgtctttttgaaagaactCTTAACTGCAAGAGAGTTATACACACGTTACTGCCTCACAAAGAATAATATCACAGGGGCATTGAACAGCAAAATAACAACATTAGAATGGATGTTATTAACGGATAGTTCTCTTGATGAACTATTACTTACTCAGGCAGAACTTGGCTCAATTTTCTATCTGAGTTCAGAACAGTTTGAAGGAAGCATATATAGTATCGACCAACAACCACACCGGAAGTCtaaaaatttagaaatCGTCCGATCCAGGTTACAGGCTAACCAAAATGCTTGCTTACAATATTCAGCTGACTGCTATAAAAGTATTATCAGCTTTGCGGATGAAAATCAATACCCAAAGGTTGCGacagaaagagaaatggATCAGAAAATACTCAAAGCATTATGCCTTTCCTACTATGGTGTTGGTGTTATAAGTTTGCATAAAGGACGTTTAAAGGCATCTCGAAAGCAACTTAAAAGAGCCATTCGTGTTTCAGAGATGATTAATTTTAATGAGCTGATTAAAGAAGCTAAGCGCGAACTCGAGAAGATAAGTAATACATTAACTTAA
- the RMA1 gene encoding putative tetrahydrofolate synthase (similar to Saccharomyces cerevisiae RMA1 (YKL132C) and FOL3 (YMR113W); ancestral locus Anc_2.435), which translates to MDDISGEQTFPRINRLLEYVGNPQFSLKILHIAGTNGKETVSTFLTSILQHPESQRQKVLIGRYTTSFLLNARENICINNEAISLTEYTRIENKLVGVNESLSLRCNSLELLTGIALVYFAKNSCQWCIIETGSAGKQDPASIIAGQNRICCAITSVGRSDEAFLYKILSQISDCHSKNINRITPFTVLDGSNDELVKTTITKRCHDVGCQLKITDPSLGDCIIRTDSWGTLEIYHLLYNEEEYQIFNLRVAIAVLDYLNKEQKVSLSKNQLSKGLISIDWPRSLHRLNYCYESNSGKTIALLLDNANNAKAAQNLAGHLRAKYGETPLTFVIAITSGKRVPPLLDPLIRSQDHVIVTRFGSVVGMPWIQSLEPMHLFTFIKDRYTRNVNIQPDLQSVWNFIETTGLKTVVPVIVCGSLYICKELLRLHNCHLPV; encoded by the coding sequence ATGGATGATATAAGTGGAGAACAGACATTTCCTCGAATAAACCGTTTGTTGGAGTACGTTGGAAACCCCCAATTCAGTTTGAAAATCCTTCATATAGCCGGAACAAATGGTAAGGAGACCGTATCTACTTTTTTGACATCTATATTACAGCATCCTGAATCACAGCGGCAAAAGGTCTTGATTGGTAGATATACTACGTCTTTCTTGCTCAATGCTAGAGAAAACATCTGCATAAATAATGAAGCAATTTCCTTGActgaatatactagaattGAGAATAAGCTTGTCGGAGTGAATGAGTCTTTAAGTTTACGATGTAACAGTCTCGAGCTGCTAACCGGTATAGCATTAGTATATTTTGCCAAAAATAGTTGCCAGTGGTGTATAATAGAGACTGGATCAGCTGGAAAACAGGACCCTGCGAGTATAATTGCCGGTCAAAATAGGATTTGTTGTGCGATTACCAGTGTCGGTAGAAGCGATGAAGCGTTTTTATACAAAATTTTGTCTCAAATTTCTGACTGCCAttccaaaaatatcaatcGTATTACACCATTTACGGTATTAGACGGGTCAAACGATGAACTTGTAAAAACTACGATAACGAAAAGATGCCATGACGTCGGGTGCCAATTAAAAATCACTGATCCTTCACTTGGTGATTGTATTATACGTACAGACTCATGGGGTACTCTTGAAATCTATCATCTACTatataatgaagaagagtaCCAAATATTTAATCTAAGAGTTGCAATTGCAGTTTTAGACTATTTGAATAAGGAACAAAAGGTTTCTCTTTCGAAGAATCAACTATCTAAGGGTCTGATATCTATCGATTGGCCAAGAAGTTTACATCGGTTGAATTACTGCTATGAATCTAACAGTGGTAAGACAATCGCATTATTACTGGACAACGCAAATAATGCCAAGGCAGCCCAAAACTTAGCTGGACATTTGAGGGCCAAATACGGCGAGACGCCCTTAACGTTTGTCATTGCGATAACATCTGGGAAGAGAGTACCGCCCTTGCTTGATCCGTTGATACGTTCGCAAGATCATGTAATAGTGACTAGATTTGGATCTGTGGTAGGTATGCCGTGGATCCAATCTCTGGAGCCGATGCATCTTTTTACATTCATCAAAGATCGATACACAAGGAATGTTAACATACAGCCAGACCTTCAAAGTGTTTGgaattttattgaaacaACCGGGTTGAAAACAGTGGTTCCCGTTATCGTGTGTGGATCGCTATACATCTGCAAAGAGTTGTTGCGTCTACACAACTGTCATTTGCCAGTATGA